One Lycium barbarum isolate Lr01 chromosome 5, ASM1917538v2, whole genome shotgun sequence genomic window carries:
- the LOC132641345 gene encoding uncharacterized protein LOC132641345 — MAALAPGILLKLLNGMKSGVKPTSEHRSSLLQVTDIVPADLDEKNLWPKHGFFIKVSDSSHSIYVSLPYEQDDLVLSNKMQLGQFIYVDKLEPGSPVPIVKGAKPLPGRHPLVGTPEPLMGLREKGEKVGEKNNQNMSAPPRRGSWGIGGGGEFVASSPQVLKPVPIDFDQCTPIKEKSSAVKFARVIPMSPVIRGKLRSSAGGALLGKLMEAKGESPSMVRKSCATPSMMKFPRSRSVTDRDREQRIVNSPLNSSTQEKKSSTPPPSLRSARMAASPTVGRESQRVTNSKKSSQEQQQQSQPIDSTHDNTSLTVNLPGKLSILGKEAVQQRENAQKIALQALRDASATENLVRSLKMFSNLSRAAKPDAPAACFDKFLEFHEQIVQAVAEMVSIQAATASNETSQNAEQDNGGGPILHEIVQNSLEESRDNESNASKRRAALYKSIAVFPERTDQKSILGKHLRSSTKERKGAASNTNINENDENKKPASSSISSSISNTIKLGKQIESESGSWFMDFLEKALEKGLKKAKGKAELDASGKVPQSLLLKVINWVEVEQFDSNKRPIHPKAGQIARKLRIKVKNP; from the exons ATGGCAGCATTAGCACCGGGGATTTTGTTGAAGTTACTAAATGGGATGAAATCAGGTGTAAAGCCAACAAGTGAACATAGGAGTTCACTTTTACAGGTTACTGATATTGTTCCTGCAGATCTTGATGAGAAAAATCTATGGCCAAAACATGGATTTTTCATCAAAGTTTCAGATTCTTCACATTCCATTTATGTAAGTCTTCCATATGAACAAGATGATTTAGTACTAAGCAACAAAATGCAGCTAGGACAGTTCATTTATGTCGATAAATTAGAGCCTGGTTCGCCTGTTCCTATCGTTAAAGGCGCGAAACCACTCCCTGGTAGGCATCCACTTGTTGGAACTCCAGAACCATTAATGGGGTTAAGAGAAAAAGGcgaaaaagttggagaaaaaaaCAATCAGAATATGTCAGCTCCACCAAGAAGGGGCTCTTGGGGAATAGGTGGGGGAGGAGAATTTGTTGCTTCATCTCCTCAAGTTTTGAAGCCTGTTCCTATTGATTTCGATCAATGTACACCAATAAAAGAGAAGTCTAGTGCTGTTAAATTCGCTCGAGTTATTCCAATGTCACCTGTTATTCGTGGAAAATTGAGGTCATCAGCTGGTGGTGCGTTGTTGGGTAAATTGATGGAAGCTAAAGGGGAAAGTCCTTCTATGGTGAGAAAAAGTTGTGCTACACCTAGCATGATGAAGTTTCCTAGGAGCAGAAGTGTAACAGATCGCGATAGAGAACAAAGAATTGTCAATTCACCTTTAAACTCAAGT ACACAAGAAAAGAAAAGTTCAACTCCACCACCAAGTTTAAGGAGTGCAAGAATGGCAGCTTCTCCAACAGTAGGCAGAGAGTCTCAACGAGTTACCAATTCGAAAAAGTCTTCTCAGGAACAGCAACAACAATCTCAGCCAATTGATTCAACACATGACAACACCAGTCTGACTGTAAATTTGCCTGGAAAACTTAGTATCTTGGGAAAG GAAGCTGTACAGCAAAGGGAAAATGCACAGAAAATTGCTCTTCAAGCACTAAGGGATGCATCAGCTACAGAAAATCTCGTGCGGTCTTTGAA GATGTTTTCGAACTTGAGTAGAGCTGCAAAACCGGATGCCCCAGCAGCCTGTTTCGATAAATTTCTCGAGTTTCATGAGCAAATCGTGCAAGCTGTAGCGGAAATGGTATCAATTCAAGCAGCAACAGCTTCAAACGAAACGTCACAAAATGCTGAACAAGACAATGGCGGGGGCCCTATTTTACACGAAATAGTGCAGAATTCACTTGAAGAATCACGGGACAATGAATCTAATGCATCAAAAAGGAGAGCTGCACTTTACAAATCCATTGCAGTATTTCCTGAGAGGACTGATCAAAAGTCAATTCTTGGAAAGCATTTGAGATCATCAACCAAGGAGAGAAAAGGAGCTGCATCGAATACTAACATAAATGAGAACGATGAGAACAAGAAACCAGCTTCGTCTTCAATTAGCAGCAGCATTTCCAATACAATCAAATTAGGAAAGCAAATTGAGAGTGAATCAGGAAGTTGGTTtatggattttcttgaaaaggcACTGGAGAAAGGGCTGAAAAAGGCTAAAGGAAAAGCGGAACTAGATGCTTCTGGCAAAGTCCCTCAATCACTCTTGCTTAAAGTGATTAATTGGGTAGAAGTGGAACAGTTTGATTCGAATAAACGTCCTATTCATCCTAAAGCAGGACAAATTGCCAGAAAGTTGAGGATCAAGGTGAAGAATCCCTGA
- the LOC132639714 gene encoding uncharacterized protein LOC132639714, with protein sequence MRELFQQLAIAVNRIISIATSKPNSAPATTFAHLDATTILSRGLAAKGIYPAVDPLDSTSTMLQPRIVGEEHYETTQRVKQTLQRYKELQDIRAILGLDELSEEDRLLIARARKIERFLSQPFFVAEVFIGSPGKYSYREGYELRNGEQFEEITLNLSVLTPNRIVWDSEVEEIVLSTNSGQIGILPNHAPIATAVDIGILRIRLNDQWLTMALMGGFARIGNNEITVLVNDAEKGSDIYPQEAQQTLEIAEANVKKAEGRRQKIEANLALRRARTRVEAINPIS encoded by the exons ATGAGGGAGCTGTTTCAACAGTTGGCAATTGCAGTTAACAGAATTATTTCCATTGCCACTTCAAA ACCTAACTCTGCCCCTGCTACGACATTTGCACATTTAGATGCTACTACCATACTATCAAGAGGATTGGCTGCCAAAGGTATTTATCCAGCAGTAGATCCTTTAGATTCAACGTCAACCATGCTTCAACCTCGGATCGTTGGTGAGGAACATTACGAAACCACCCAAAGAGTTAAGCAAACTTTACAACGTTACAAAGAACTTCAGGACATTAGAGCTATCCTTGGATTGGACGAATTGTCCGAAGAGGATCGTTTACTCATAGCAAGAGCGCGAAAAATTGAGCGTTTCTTGTCACAACCCTTTTTCGTAGCAGAAGTATTTATCGGTTCTCCAGGGAAATAT AGCTACCGCGAAGGCTATGAACTTAGAAATGGAGAGCAATTTGAAGAAATAACCTTAAATCTTAGTGTACTGACCCCTAATCGAATTGTTTGGGATTCAGAAGTGGAAGAAATTGTTTTATCTACTAATAGTGGTCAAATTGGCATATTACCAAATCACGCCCCTATTGCCACAGCTGTAGATATAGGGATTTTGAGAATACGCCTTAACGACCAATGGTTAACGATGGCTCTGATGGGTGGTTTTGCTAGAATAGGCAATAATGAGATTACTGTTTTAGTAAATGATGCGGAGAAGGGTAGTGACATTTATCCACAAGAAGCTCAGCAAACCCTTGAAATAGCGGAAGCTAATGTGAAAAAGGCTGAAGGAAGGAGACAAAAAATTGAGGCAAATCTAGCTCTCCGACGAGCTAGAACACGGGTGGAGGCTATCAATCCGATTTCATAA